A single region of the Azospirillum fermentarium genome encodes:
- a CDS encoding PepSY-associated TM helix domain-containing protein: MNGSFRLSMTWLHNWGGLITGWLLFCVFLTGTTAYARHEITRWMQPERVQATGSPNAAAAAAATLSREAAQARRWLILLPDGRETATQVYVYNPPGVQPGFRRMALEPADGRPVQARATFGGDFLYYFHFDLRLPGVAGRYLVGAAAVVLLVALITGFVIHRRVFWDFFTPSPTRSRPRAWMDMHNGLGIIALPYHALITLTGLVPLMLLYLPWGLQAAYGGRQADFAAAVYGEPPARTAAGRPAPLVPLQPLLDETARRWGGGQAGRIVIDNPGDAAATILIKRTDADRVVITPEAVLFDGTDGTVLRVWNGDGAAAATRAGAYGLHMMRFADAPLRLAMILCGLAGTAMIGTGQVYWVLKRRKREEASRGLRLADGANLAVMVGLPIAIAAYLWANRLLPAGLAGREMLEVGAFFAAWLLAALHPALRGVRRAWGEQLAAAAFLWTALPLVNALTSHAHLGVTLAAGLWGVAGIDLTALAAGGLFAWLGRRPAVTAPPETAPAPGRAA; encoded by the coding sequence ATGAACGGCAGCTTCCGCCTGTCCATGACGTGGCTGCACAATTGGGGCGGGCTGATCACCGGCTGGCTGCTGTTCTGCGTGTTCCTGACCGGCACCACCGCCTATGCCCGCCACGAGATCACCCGCTGGATGCAGCCCGAACGGGTTCAGGCCACCGGCAGCCCCAACGCCGCCGCGGCCGCCGCCGCCACCCTGTCGCGGGAAGCGGCGCAGGCCCGCCGCTGGCTGATCCTGCTGCCCGACGGGCGGGAGACGGCCACACAGGTCTATGTCTACAACCCGCCCGGCGTGCAGCCCGGCTTCCGCCGGATGGCGCTGGAGCCGGCGGACGGGCGCCCGGTGCAGGCGCGGGCGACCTTCGGCGGCGATTTCCTCTATTACTTCCACTTCGACCTGCGGCTGCCGGGGGTGGCGGGGCGCTATCTGGTGGGGGCCGCCGCGGTGGTGCTGCTGGTGGCGCTCATCACCGGCTTCGTCATCCACCGGCGGGTGTTCTGGGATTTCTTCACCCCGTCCCCCACCCGGTCGCGCCCGCGGGCGTGGATGGACATGCACAACGGGCTGGGCATCATCGCCCTGCCCTATCACGCGCTCATCACCCTGACCGGGCTGGTGCCGCTGATGCTGCTGTACCTGCCGTGGGGGCTTCAGGCGGCGTACGGCGGCCGGCAGGCCGATTTCGCCGCGGCGGTCTATGGCGAGCCGCCGGCCCGGACGGCGGCGGGCCGGCCCGCCCCCCTCGTCCCCCTCCAGCCGCTTCTGGATGAGACCGCCCGGCGCTGGGGCGGCGGGCAGGCGGGGCGCATCGTCATCGACAACCCCGGCGATGCCGCCGCCACCATCCTGATCAAGCGCACCGACGCCGACCGGGTGGTCATCACGCCGGAAGCCGTGCTGTTCGACGGCACCGACGGCACGGTGCTGCGGGTCTGGAACGGCGACGGCGCCGCCGCCGCCACGCGGGCCGGCGCCTATGGCCTGCACATGATGCGTTTCGCCGACGCGCCGCTGCGGCTGGCGATGATCCTGTGCGGGCTGGCGGGCACGGCGATGATCGGCACCGGGCAGGTCTATTGGGTGCTCAAGCGGCGCAAGCGCGAGGAGGCGTCCCGCGGGCTGCGTCTGGCCGACGGCGCCAATCTGGCGGTGATGGTGGGGCTGCCGATCGCCATCGCCGCCTATCTCTGGGCCAACCGTCTGCTGCCCGCCGGGCTGGCCGGGCGGGAGATGCTGGAGGTCGGCGCCTTCTTCGCCGCGTGGCTGCTGGCAGCGCTGCACCCGGCCCTGCGCGGCGTCCGCCGGGCCTGGGGCGAGCAGTTGGCGGCGGCGGCGTTCCTGTGGACCGCCCTGCCGCTGGTCAACGCCCTGACCAGCCACGCCCATCTGGGGGTGACGCTGGCCGCCGGACTGTGGGGGGTGGCCGGCATCGACCTGACGGCCCTGGCCGCGGGCGGCCTGTTCGCATGGCTTGGCCGGCGGCCAGCCGTCACGGCCCCCCCGGAGACGGCACCGGCCCCCGGCCGGGCGGCCTGA
- a CDS encoding TonB-dependent siderophore receptor: MTTGVRGRRGAALLRGMLLSSAMAGAVMTGAVTAGPSPAHGQVAPAVGQRFDIPAQGLVTAINAFSTASGWEVGFPAEVARGLSSPGVSGTMAPEDALRRLLAGTGVSFQMTAPGRVVLSRPQTGGMVLDPVTVEGSRERATGPVQGYAARQSATATKTDTPILETPQSITVVTRDQMDAQAAQNLAEVLNYTSGVTTGRNGESSSFGGDGISVRGFGGDGTTGVSFNEYLDGLRLKGSGYLSSGIDPYLFERVEVLKGPASVLFGQTSPGGLVNMVTKQPAPDARHEVMLQTGSHGRKQGAVDVGGDVTADGRLSYRFAGMMQDTETQTDFTERRRVAAAPTLTWKPADGTSLTLIGLYQRDDFDGSPLNFLPAQGTLLYNPNGTLPTSFSMSDPNFNEWDRKTQSIGYRFEHRFDDHWAVRQNARYLHNDLSYKGLYAGGLLADLRTMRRNAFSLRERADDLTIDNQVQADFNTGPLHHTVLAGVDHQRLKSDTVRGLAAAPSLDLFNPVYGLSIADPPIYQSIATRVTQTGVYGQDQITWGGLTVLLGGRKDWAETQQRNRRTQASGSQKDDAFTGRAGVLYLFGNGLAPYASYSESFEPAVGSDYGGNAFEPTTGQQVEAGIKYQPPGGGSLFTLSAFHLTQQNVTTADPQHTGFNVQTGEIRSRGIEAEARVSLGAGLNAVASYTWLDAEVIASNDVSRGKRPVAVPEHSASAWADYTVQSGPLAGLGGGAGVRYVGSTYGDPANSFSVPSHTLVDAAIRYDLSSLTPHLKGVQAAVNATNLFDKEYVSACTRATNCYYGLGRSVIASLKYSW, encoded by the coding sequence TTGACAACGGGCGTACGCGGGCGCCGGGGTGCGGCCCTGCTGCGGGGCATGCTGCTGTCGTCGGCCATGGCCGGTGCGGTGATGACCGGTGCGGTGACCGCCGGGCCGTCGCCGGCCCATGGGCAGGTGGCGCCGGCGGTGGGCCAGCGGTTCGACATTCCGGCCCAGGGTCTGGTGACGGCCATCAACGCCTTCAGCACGGCCAGCGGGTGGGAGGTGGGCTTCCCCGCCGAGGTGGCGCGCGGTCTGTCGTCGCCCGGCGTGTCGGGCACCATGGCGCCGGAAGACGCGCTGCGCCGGCTGCTGGCGGGCACCGGCGTGTCGTTCCAGATGACTGCGCCGGGCCGCGTGGTGCTGTCGCGGCCCCAGACCGGCGGAATGGTGCTGGACCCGGTGACGGTGGAGGGCAGCCGCGAACGGGCCACCGGCCCGGTCCAGGGCTATGCCGCCCGCCAGAGCGCCACCGCCACCAAGACCGACACGCCGATCCTGGAAACGCCGCAGTCGATCACCGTGGTCACCCGCGACCAGATGGACGCCCAGGCGGCGCAGAATCTGGCCGAGGTGCTGAACTACACCTCCGGCGTCACCACCGGGCGCAACGGGGAATCCTCCTCCTTCGGCGGAGACGGCATCTCGGTGCGCGGTTTCGGCGGCGACGGCACCACCGGCGTGTCGTTCAACGAGTATCTCGACGGGCTGCGGCTGAAGGGCAGCGGGTATCTGAGTTCCGGCATCGACCCCTATCTGTTCGAACGGGTGGAGGTGCTGAAGGGTCCGGCGTCGGTGCTGTTCGGCCAGACCAGCCCCGGCGGGCTGGTCAACATGGTGACCAAGCAGCCCGCCCCCGACGCCCGGCACGAGGTGATGCTCCAGACCGGCAGCCATGGGCGCAAGCAGGGGGCGGTGGACGTGGGCGGCGACGTGACCGCCGACGGGCGCCTGTCGTACCGCTTCGCCGGGATGATGCAGGACACCGAGACCCAGACCGATTTCACCGAACGCCGCCGGGTGGCCGCCGCTCCGACACTGACGTGGAAGCCCGCCGACGGCACCAGCCTGACCCTGATCGGGCTGTACCAGCGCGACGATTTCGACGGCTCGCCGCTGAACTTCCTGCCGGCGCAGGGCACGCTGCTGTACAACCCCAACGGCACGCTGCCCACCAGCTTTTCCATGAGCGATCCCAACTTCAACGAATGGGACCGCAAGACCCAGAGCATCGGCTACCGCTTCGAACACCGTTTCGACGATCATTGGGCGGTGCGGCAGAACGCGCGGTATCTGCACAACGACCTGAGCTACAAGGGGTTGTACGCCGGCGGTCTGCTGGCCGACCTGCGCACCATGCGGCGCAACGCCTTTTCCCTGCGCGAACGGGCCGACGACCTGACCATCGACAATCAGGTCCAGGCTGATTTCAACACCGGCCCGCTGCACCACACGGTGCTGGCCGGCGTGGATCACCAGCGGCTGAAGAGCGACACGGTGCGCGGGCTGGCGGCGGCCCCCAGCCTGGACCTGTTCAACCCGGTCTACGGCCTGTCCATCGCCGATCCGCCGATCTACCAGAGCATCGCCACCCGCGTCACCCAAACCGGCGTGTACGGCCAGGACCAGATCACCTGGGGCGGGCTGACCGTGCTGCTGGGCGGGCGCAAGGATTGGGCGGAAACCCAGCAGCGCAACCGCCGCACCCAGGCCAGCGGGTCGCAGAAGGACGACGCCTTCACCGGGCGGGCCGGCGTGCTCTACCTGTTCGGCAACGGTCTGGCGCCCTATGCCAGCTATTCGGAATCGTTCGAGCCGGCGGTGGGCAGCGATTACGGCGGCAACGCCTTCGAACCCACCACCGGCCAGCAGGTCGAGGCGGGGATCAAGTACCAGCCGCCGGGCGGCGGCAGCCTGTTCACCCTGTCGGCCTTCCACCTGACGCAGCAGAACGTCACCACCGCGGACCCGCAGCACACCGGCTTCAACGTCCAGACCGGCGAGATCCGCTCCCGCGGGATCGAGGCGGAGGCGCGCGTCAGCCTGGGCGCCGGGCTGAACGCCGTGGCGAGCTACACGTGGCTGGATGCGGAGGTGATCGCCAGCAACGACGTCAGCCGGGGCAAGCGCCCGGTGGCCGTGCCGGAACATTCGGCCTCCGCCTGGGCCGATTACACGGTGCAGAGCGGGCCGCTGGCCGGGCTGGGCGGCGGGGCCGGCGTGCGCTATGTGGGGTCCACCTACGGCGATCCGGCCAACAGCTTCTCGGTGCCGTCGCACACGCTGGTGGACGCGGCGATCCGCTACGACCTGTCGTCTCTCACCCCCCATCTGAAGGGCGTGCAGGCGGCGGTCAACGCCACCAACCTCTTCGACAAGGAGTATGTCTCGGCCTGCACGCGGGCGACGAACTGCTATTACGGCCTGGGCCGCAGCGTCATCGCCTCGCTGAAGTATTCCTGGTGA
- a CDS encoding FecR family protein has product MRVKTVMPPPPPPPMPPAGAPSSSDPDLPLDQALDWFIRLQGDGAGDEDRRACAAWCAADPRNAHAWALTRAMWDSSLLTGALAAAATPAAAPARPTATALPGPSSMGRPMLWPMRRRVQAWAAAVLLAVGLGWAADLPVRLQADHRTATGVQEQVMLADGTRVLLDTGSAIATDLAGTERRTRLLRGAAYFEVTPDTARPFRVEAGPAAVTVVGTAFGVRYLDGRVTVTVRHGTVDVAPLGGPPVRLRAGEEVAVTPSGIGAGHPADLATALGWADGRLVFEDRPLGAVVAELGRYHPGLIMVPESLTTRRITGNYRLDDPARTAAALAGLVQADLVRVSDALLILRPRP; this is encoded by the coding sequence ATGAGGGTGAAGACCGTGATGCCCCCACCGCCCCCACCGCCCATGCCCCCCGCCGGTGCCCCATCCTCCTCCGATCCCGATCTGCCGCTGGACCAGGCGCTCGACTGGTTCATCCGGCTGCAGGGCGACGGCGCGGGGGACGAGGACCGCCGGGCCTGCGCCGCGTGGTGCGCCGCCGATCCCCGCAACGCCCACGCCTGGGCGCTGACACGGGCCATGTGGGACTCCTCCCTTCTGACCGGGGCGCTGGCGGCAGCCGCAACCCCTGCGGCCGCCCCCGCCCGGCCCACCGCCACGGCGCTCCCCGGACCGTCCTCCATGGGCCGGCCCATGCTCTGGCCCATGCGGCGCCGGGTGCAGGCATGGGCCGCCGCCGTGCTGCTGGCGGTCGGGCTGGGCTGGGCCGCCGACCTGCCGGTGCGCCTGCAGGCCGACCACCGCACCGCCACCGGGGTGCAGGAACAGGTGATGCTGGCCGACGGAACACGGGTGCTGCTGGACACCGGCTCGGCCATCGCCACGGATCTCGCCGGAACCGAACGGCGGACCCGGCTGCTGCGCGGTGCCGCTTATTTCGAGGTGACGCCGGACACCGCCCGCCCCTTCCGCGTGGAGGCCGGCCCCGCCGCCGTGACCGTGGTCGGCACCGCCTTCGGCGTGCGGTACCTGGACGGGCGGGTGACGGTCACGGTGCGCCACGGCACCGTCGATGTCGCCCCGCTGGGCGGCCCCCCCGTCCGCCTGCGGGCGGGGGAGGAGGTGGCGGTCACGCCCTCGGGCATCGGGGCCGGCCACCCCGCCGATCTCGCCACGGCCTTGGGCTGGGCCGACGGGCGGCTGGTGTTCGAGGACCGCCCCCTGGGGGCCGTGGTGGCGGAGCTGGGCCGCTATCATCCCGGGCTGATCATGGTGCCGGAGTCCCTGACCACCCGGCGGATCACCGGCAATTACCGGCTGGACGATCCAGCCCGGACGGCGGCGGCCCTGGCGGGGCTGGTCCAGGCCGACCTCGTGCGGGTGTCGGACGCCCTGCTGATCCTGCGCCCCCGCCCCTGA
- a CDS encoding RNA polymerase sigma factor has translation MADTVKPALDAVFMGHRGALVRLLARMVGSAATAEDLAQEAYLKVRAAAEGRPVEHLAPFLFQTARNLAVDHLRQERRHAVVMVPNVTTEGLEEIAAPTPSPETEAGDRQRLARMEAALAGLGERQRRILLLNRMEGLSHGEIAERLGVSVSTVQKDLKTALLACLEVFARLDREGLRVSPRPDVS, from the coding sequence ATGGCTGATACCGTCAAGCCGGCGCTCGACGCCGTTTTCATGGGGCACCGGGGGGCGCTGGTGCGGCTGCTGGCCCGCATGGTCGGCAGCGCCGCCACCGCCGAGGATCTGGCGCAGGAAGCCTATCTCAAGGTCCGGGCGGCGGCCGAGGGCCGCCCGGTGGAGCATTTGGCCCCCTTCCTGTTTCAGACGGCCCGCAATCTGGCCGTCGATCATCTGCGCCAGGAACGCCGGCACGCGGTGGTGATGGTGCCCAATGTGACAACGGAGGGTCTGGAGGAGATCGCCGCCCCCACTCCCAGCCCGGAAACCGAGGCCGGTGACCGCCAGCGTCTGGCCCGCATGGAAGCGGCCCTGGCCGGCCTGGGCGAACGGCAGCGCCGGATCCTGCTGCTGAACCGGATGGAGGGGCTGTCCCATGGCGAGATCGCCGAACGGCTGGGCGTGTCGGTCAGCACCGTGCAGAAGGATCTGAAAACAGCGCTCCTGGCCTGTCTGGAGGTTTTTGCCCGGCTGGACCGGGAAGGGTTACGGGTTTCGCCCCGCCCGGACGTCTCATGA
- a CDS encoding TauD/TfdA dioxygenase family protein: MSTTTGTAPTLLDIRPINGNIGAEIRGVTLSGDLHPATFKAIQDAVYQYKVVFVRGQDAITDEKQEAFGRLWGPLVGHPTVPSLGGTEAILDVDGSRGDRASSWHADITFLDAYPSITILRPHQLPERGGDTLWGNTTAAYAELPEALRDLADKVWALHSNQYDYVGDRKLRQDGLKRYNEVFTAALYETEHPLVAVHPVTGERTLIVGHFLQRLIGFGSSDSRRLIDIFTDHATRPENTVRWHWSLGDVAIWDNRATIHRAVDDYDDLPRVVRRTTVAGAPVTGVDGRRSTTRYLGKKPGLAA, translated from the coding sequence ATGAGCACGACCACCGGCACCGCCCCCACCCTTCTGGACATCCGACCGATCAACGGCAACATCGGCGCCGAAATCCGCGGCGTCACCCTGTCGGGCGACCTGCACCCGGCCACCTTCAAGGCCATCCAGGATGCCGTCTATCAGTACAAGGTCGTGTTCGTGCGCGGCCAGGACGCCATCACCGACGAAAAGCAGGAAGCGTTCGGGCGCCTGTGGGGTCCGCTGGTCGGTCATCCCACCGTGCCGTCCCTGGGCGGGACCGAGGCGATCCTGGATGTGGACGGGTCGCGCGGCGACCGCGCCAGCTCGTGGCACGCCGACATCACCTTCCTCGACGCCTATCCCAGCATCACCATCCTGCGCCCGCACCAGCTGCCCGAACGCGGCGGCGACACCCTGTGGGGCAACACCACCGCGGCCTATGCGGAACTGCCCGAGGCGCTGCGCGATCTGGCCGACAAGGTGTGGGCGCTCCATTCCAACCAGTATGATTACGTGGGCGACCGCAAGCTGCGCCAGGACGGGCTGAAGCGCTACAACGAGGTGTTCACCGCCGCCCTTTACGAGACCGAACACCCGCTGGTGGCCGTGCACCCGGTGACCGGTGAGCGCACGCTGATCGTCGGCCATTTCCTTCAGCGGCTGATCGGCTTCGGCTCGTCGGATTCCCGCCGCCTGATCGACATCTTCACCGACCACGCCACCCGCCCGGAAAACACCGTGCGCTGGCATTGGTCGCTGGGCGACGTCGCCATCTGGGACAACCGCGCCACCATTCACCGCGCCGTGGACGATTACGACGACCTGCCGCGGGTCGTGCGCCGCACCACCGTGGCCGGTGCCCCCGTGACCGGCGTCGATGGCCGCCGCAGCACCACCCGCTATCTGGGCAAGAAGCCCGGACTGGCCGCCTGA